GGATGCCGTCCCGGAGGAATCGATTCTCGTCGATGACCGGTTTCTGGGCGGCGGATACGGAAAGGCCGGCGCCTTGGAGTGCGACGCGATCCGCTTGTTCGCCCGGCGGGAGGCCATCCTGCTGGACCCCGTCTACACCGGCCGCGCGGCGGGAGGGATGCTCGAGATGATCCGCCGCGGCGAGATCGGCGAATCCGAATCGATACTCTTCTGGCACACCGGCGGCACTCCCGCCCTCTGGGCGTACGCGAAGGAGATCGGAGGTCCGCGCGATTAGGGATCCCGATCTGGCAGGCTGTTGTCCTCCCGGCACAATTCCAGCCGGGATCCAGAACATCCCCGACAGGAACCGCTCATTTTGCTCTTGGATACCGATTAGGAACACTACGGTTTGACCGTGTTCTGAGGCTTTTCTCGATCTGGTAGACTGTTGTCATTCTGGCGCCTGCCCCCGATGTTCCGCTTGCCGGGGACGATCGCGGCCGGGGTCCGGATCACCCGCGAGTGCAACTGCATCGTTTGCTTCGGGATCCCGGCCGAGACCCTGCCGGATCAACGGATACATTCCTGAGAATGCCATCTGATTCTTGCTGCGTCTTCTTCGATGTCGACGACACCCTCTACCCGCCGGAACGGGGCGTGTGGAACCAAATCGGGTTGCGGATCAACCGCTACCTCGTGGAACGGGTCGGAATTCTCGAAAGCGAGGCGGAACGCCTGCGCCAACGCTATTTTTTGGAATACGGAACAACCTGCAAGGGCCTGCAGGCCGAGCACCGGGTGGATCCGGAGGAGTATTACCGCTTCGTGCATGATTTCCCGCTTGACCGGTATTTGTCGCCCGATCCGTCGTTGAAGGCCATGCTGGCCGCGGTTCCGGCGAAGAAGGTCATCTTCTCCAACGCCGACCGGCCCTACATCCAGCGGGTGCTTTCCGCGCTCGACGTGGCGGAGGCCTTTGACGGAATTATCGACATTTTCGCGACGGGTTTCGCCTGCAAGCCGATGGACGCGGCCTACCGGATCGCCGCGGAAAAGACCGGTTCGCCCCAGGCGGCGGACTGCATGCTGATCGACGACCAACCGCGCAACCTGCGGACGGCGCGCGGAATGGGTTGGAAAACCGTTCTGGTGCACTCCCCGGACCGGGACGGATCGGCGGACCATCATTTCGACTCGATCCATCGAGTTGCGGAATTGTTCCGGTGAAGCGAACCGGCCCGATTCTCCGGGCGTTCTAATGGTTTCCTTATCCTTCTTGTGGTAATAATATCCCAGCGGTCCGCCGCATCCGCACGCAATAGGAGCCGATTCCATGCAGCCCTTGACTTTCGAACCGGAAACCCAGCCCCGGAATCCCTTCCGGGCCCTGCTGATCGCCGCCGCAGCAGTCTGGTTGGCGCTGTGCATCGGCTCCACCTCGGTCGGAGTCGGCTTCCTCATCGGCCGGTCGACCGGAACCGATTCGAGCGGCGTGTTCGGCCCCTTCTTCCAAGCCTGGGATCTGATCCACACCCGGTACGTAAACCAGCCGGTGGACGACGCCCAACTGATCCAGGGCGCGATCCGCGGGATGATGGAATCCCTGGGCGATCCGCATTCCGCCTACATGCCAGCCGAAACCTACGCCATGGCGACCGAGGTGTTGGGAGGCTATGTCGGGATCGGGGTGAGCGTCGACTCGACCGGCCCCTTCCTTGAGATCGTCGAGATTTTCCCGGGGTCCCCGGCGGAAGAGGCGGGGTTGGAACCGGGCGACCAAATTGTAAAAATCGACGGCGAGGACCTGACCGGCAAAGGCGCGGAATACGCCAAGGCGCAACTGGTCGGGGAGGCCGGAACCCACGTGCGGTTGGGCGTTTCGCGGGAGGGCGAATCCGAGCTTCTGGAGTTCGACCTGGTCCGAGCCGAAATCGATCCCCCCGTGGTGTACAGCAAGATGCTGGACGACGGAATCGCCTATGTCTACCTCAGCCTGTTTTCCGACGGCGCCGACGCCCAGATGAAGAAGGCCTTGGCCGACCTCCTCGCGCAGGAGCCGCAGGGATTGGTCTTAGATCTGCGGCAGAACATCGGCGGATACGTGGATACCGCCGTCGCGGTGGGCTCGCAATTCCTGGCGGCCGACACCCTGCTCTTCACCGAGAAAACCGGCGGCGGCTCCGAAGAATTTTTTTACAGCGCCCCCGGCGGGCTGGCCGTGGAGATCCCACTGGTGGTGCTGGTCGACGGCGGCACGGCTTCCGCCGCGGAGATCGTCGCCGGAGCGATTCAGGACCATCGCCGCGCCCTGCTGGTGGGGACGACCACCTACGGCAAAGGATCGGTGCAGGAGTGGATCCCCCTGATGAACGACATGGGCGCCGTCAGCATCACCGTGGCGCTCTGGTATACGCCGAGCGGGAGGCAGATCTCCAAAGCGGGATTGACTCCCGACGTCGAGGTCGGCATCACCGAAGAGCAATTCCAGGCCGGGGAGGATCCCCAGCTCGCCCGCGCGCTGGAGGTTCTGAAATCCGAAAGGAGTTGATCCATGTTTTTCTACGATCCGACCTACCTGTGTTTCATGCTGCCGGCGATCCTCCTGATGATGTTCGCCCAATGGAGGGTCAGCCATGCATATTCTAAGTGGGGAAAAGTACGCAATACGCTCAACCTGACGGGATTGGACGCCGCGCGCCGCCTGCTGTCGTCCGGCGGGATTGGGGGCACCGGGCTTTCCACGGCCGAGGGTTTGGCCGGAGTGCGGGTGGCGGGCATCGGGGGACAGTTGACCGACCGGTACGACCCCTCCAACAACACGCTGTACCTCTCCCAGGGGGTGGCGCAAACGCCGTCCGTCGCCGCCATTGCCGTCGCGGCGCACGAGATCGGGCACGCCATCCAGCAGGCGGAAGGATACGCGCCCCTGCGGCTGCGCAGTTTGCTGGTTCCGGCGGTGAACATCGGATCCTACCTGGGATGGATTCTGATCTTCGGCGGACTGGTGCTGGGGATCCTGCAGATCGCGTGGCTGGGCGTGCTGTTCTTCTCCCTGGGAGCGGTCTTCGCCCTGGCCACGCTGCCGGTCGAGTTCGACGCCAGCCGGCGCGCGCGGGCGATCCTCGCCGAAAACGGGATGCTTCCCGGCGCGGAAGACATCCGCGGAGTGAACGAAGTGCTCAACGCCGCGGCGATGACGTACGTCGCCGGCCTGGCGACGGCGGTCATGCAACTCCTGTATTACGTCACCTTGCTGGGCGGGATGGGCGGCCGGCGCCGGAGTTGATCCCCCTCACCGCTTGGCGCGTCGGATCGCCGCATCCAAGAACGCACGGAACAGCGGATGCGGCCGGTTCGGCCGGGAGAGAAATTCCGGGTGGAACTGACTGCCGAGCATGAAGGGATGGCCGACAAGCTCCGCGATTTCCACCAACCGCCCGTCCGGCGAGAGGCCGGAAAACACCATGCCCTTCGCCTCGAACCGCTCACGGTAGGCGTTGTTGAATTCAAACCGGTGGCGGTGGCGTTCCTGGACCTCCTGAGCGGATCCGTACGCCGCCGCCGCTTTCGTTCCCGGTTGCACCCGGCAGGGGTATAGGCCCAGCCGCATTGTTCCGCCCATATCGGTGATGTCGCGCTGTTCGGGCAGCAGGTCGATCACCGGATAGGGCGTGTTTTGATCGAATTCCGTGGAATGCGCCCTCTCGTCGTCCAGCGCGTAACGGCCGAATTCCACCACCATCACCTGCATTCCCAGGCACAACCCCAAGTAGGGGATCTTTTGCTGGCGGGCGAAACGGGCGGCCTGGATCTTCCCCTCGATTCCGCGGGTTCCGAAGCCTCCGGGCACCACGATGCCGTCCGCCTGCGCCAGCAGGTCGGCTCCCTTGCCCTTTTCCAACTCGGTCGAATGGACCCAGAGAATTTGCACGTCGTATCCCAGCGCCACGCCGGCGAGTCGAAGCGACTCGCGCACGCTCATGTAGGCGTCCTGCAGTTCCACATACTTCCCCACCAGGGCGATCTTCACCTTGGGCCGCTCGCGGGTGAGCTCGCCGACCAGATGCTTCCACTCCTTCCACTCCGGCCGGCGGCGGGTCTCCAGCCCCAATCGATCGACGATCAGATCCCCCACCCCCGCCTCCTCCAGCACGAGCGGCGCCTGGTAAATCGTCGGCAGGGTCATCAAGGGCACGACGGCGCGCGGCTCCACGTCGCAAAACAGCGCGATCTTCGACTTCAAGCCCGCGTCCATGGGCAAATCGGAGCGGGCGACGATCATATCCGGCTGGATGCCGATCGAGCGCAATTCTGCGACGGAGTGCTGGGTGGGCTTGGTCTTCAATTCGCCGGTCGCGCCGATGTGCGGCAGCCAGGTGACGTGGACGAAAAAGGCGTTTCCCCGGCCCACGTCGGAGCGCATCTGGCGCAGGGATTCGAGAAAGGGAAGCGATTCAATGTCGCCGACCGTTCCCCCCACCTCCACCAGAACGATTTCGGCGTCCAGGCTTTTGGCCACCAAGCCGATCCGGCGCTTGATTTCGTTGGTGATGTGCGGAATCACCTGGATCGTCCCGCCCAGGAAATCCCCGCGGCGCTCCTTGGCGATGACCTCGGCGTACACTTGGCCGGTGGTCACGTTGCAGACCCGGTTCAGGCGGCAATCGATGAACCGCTCGTAATGTCCCAGGTCGAGGTCGGTTTCGGAGCCGTCGTCGAGCACGAAAACTTCCCCATGCTGATAGGGACTCATCGTCCCGGGGTCGACATTGATGTACGGATCCAGTTTTTGGACGGCGACGCGGAAACCGCGCTCGCGGAGCAGCAACCCGATGGCCGCCGCCGTGACGCCCTTGCCGACCGAACTGACCACACCGCCTGTGAAAAAAACGTATCTGGTCACGCGTCCCTCCCGGGAAGCTTAAATGGCGGCGGGGAGGCCGATGCCAACCGCCTCCCCGCCGGATCCGGTTTTTGAATGGAATGCCGGACAGCGCAAAACCCTATCCGACCATTTTCGCCAAATCGTCCGCCGCACGGCGGATCTCCAGGAAGACCAATCCCAATTTGGCGCTTTCCCGCGCCAAAACGGTGAGGACCGCCTCCGCACCGACGGCGGTGAGCAGAACGTAGCCCTTATCCCCGTGGATATACACCTGCGAGAGCGTTCCGCGGCCCAATTCTCCCGCAATCCGTTCCCCCAAACTGAGCATGGCGGCCGACATGGCCGAGACCCGGTCCTCCTCCACGCTTTGGGGGAGGGAGGAGGCGATGATTAAACCGTCGACACTGACGACTGCGGAGGCTTCCACATCCGGAGTGCTGGCCTGCATATCCCGCAGGCGGGTCACCATCTGGTCCACTCGGGTCTTTTGAACCATTCACCGCCTCTTTCTAAAGACCATGGAGCTTAAAATGTCGGGGTGATGATACCATATCCGCCCGGCACGGGCAAGCATTTTACCCGCGGCGGATGTTTTTTTTCTCCGTCCGAACCGTCATTCATTCGCTTTTCGCTTGACATCCCCCATCCGCTATGCTACATTCCCCCGCACGGATCTCCCGACAACGCGGAGACAGAACGATGTCCGTTACCGCCGCCGGAAAATACCTTCCCAACCGAATACTGTTCCAATTCCGCCGGGCTCTGGATGAGACGATCGGCCGCACCGCCGCCGAGCTGGTATGGCGGGAGGCCGGCCTCCGCAACGAATGCTTCGCTCCGGACTCGGACGACCTGCAGAAGGCGGTGGATTTCTCCTGCTTTGCGGCGCTGGCCGCGTCGGTCGGGAAGGAATACGGGGAGAGCGGAGCGCGAGCGGTCTTGCTGCGATGCGGGCGGGCCGCCGCCGTCGGAACCCTGCGTTCGACTGCGGCGATCGCCGGCTTGGACGGAACGCGGTGGTACGGGCGGACCGGCCTCCGTGGAAAGGGGCAAGACTTGCAGGCCGCCGCCCGATTGTGGGGCCTGCTCAGCGACATGGAATGCCGCCTGGAAACCGGACCCGGCCTCTGCCGATTCCGAGTCTCGGCGTGTCCGGAGTGCGCGGGCCGCCGCGCCGACCGGCCGATCTGCCACGGCGTCGGGGGGCTTTTCCGCGGGATGCTGGATTGGTTCGGCGCGGATCCGGCGTTGCCTGTCACGGAAGACGAGTGCCTTGCCTGCGGAGGCGCCGAATGCGTGTTCTCCGTTCCGGGCGATTTCTAAGGATTGCCCATGGCAGAAAAACCTCTGCTCCTTATCGTCGAGGACGATCCCGGAACGGCCAGCCTGTTGGAAACGTATTTTCAATCGCAGGGATGCCGGACGGAATGCGTGCGCCACGGCGAGGAAGCGGAGCCGCGGGCGCTGGAATCCCGCCCGGACATCGTCCTGCTCGACATCCGCCTGCCGGGCATCGACGGCTTTGAAGTCGCGCGCCGGCTGCGCAAACAGCGGCGCACCTCCGCCATCCCGATCCTGATGTTGACCGACCTGCAGGACCGCAGCGACCGCCTGAAGGGATTGGAGGCGGGCGTCGACGACTACATCGGGAAACCGTTCGACCTTCAGGAGATCGGCCTGCGGGTCCGCAACACGATCGAGCGGGCCGGCCGGAAGCGGACGGCCAATCCGGTGACCAGTCTGCCGGAGGGAAAACCGGTGGAGGACGGCCTGCAGCGGGCCCTGCTTCAGCCGGAATGGTCGATCGTCACCGTTCGCCTGGATGGATTGGATTCGTTCCGCGCCGGGCGCGGATTCCCCGTCGCCGACGACATGCTTCGGGAAATCGGCCAGGCGTTGCAGAACGCGGCCGCCGCCCAGCTGAAAGTCGGCGCCTTGGTGGGCCACCTCGCCTTCGATGAATTCATCCTCCTCAGCGATATGCCCGCGCTGTTCGACTTCGCCAAAACCGTGGCGTCGAAGTTGACCGAAGCCGCCCAGGCGTTCTACCCCGTGATGGGATCCCAGCCGACGCCGGAAATCCGGTTTCTGTTCCGCTTTTTGTCCTCTTCCGACGGCACCTACCCGTCGCTGGATTCGCTTCAAAACGCGCTGGACCAGTCTCCCTAT
The genomic region above belongs to Anaerolineales bacterium and contains:
- a CDS encoding CTP synthase; amino-acid sequence: MTRYVFFTGGVVSSVGKGVTAAAIGLLLRERGFRVAVQKLDPYINVDPGTMSPYQHGEVFVLDDGSETDLDLGHYERFIDCRLNRVCNVTTGQVYAEVIAKERRGDFLGGTIQVIPHITNEIKRRIGLVAKSLDAEIVLVEVGGTVGDIESLPFLESLRQMRSDVGRGNAFFVHVTWLPHIGATGELKTKPTQHSVAELRSIGIQPDMIVARSDLPMDAGLKSKIALFCDVEPRAVVPLMTLPTIYQAPLVLEEAGVGDLIVDRLGLETRRRPEWKEWKHLVGELTRERPKVKIALVGKYVELQDAYMSVRESLRLAGVALGYDVQILWVHSTELEKGKGADLLAQADGIVVPGGFGTRGIEGKIQAARFARQQKIPYLGLCLGMQVMVVEFGRYALDDERAHSTEFDQNTPYPVIDLLPEQRDITDMGGTMRLGLYPCRVQPGTKAAAAYGSAQEVQERHRHRFEFNNAYRERFEAKGMVFSGLSPDGRLVEIAELVGHPFMLGSQFHPEFLSRPNRPHPLFRAFLDAAIRRAKR
- a CDS encoding 4-vinyl reductase, encoding MSVTAAGKYLPNRILFQFRRALDETIGRTAAELVWREAGLRNECFAPDSDDLQKAVDFSCFAALAASVGKEYGESGARAVLLRCGRAAAVGTLRSTAAIAGLDGTRWYGRTGLRGKGQDLQAAARLWGLLSDMECRLETGPGLCRFRVSACPECAGRRADRPICHGVGGLFRGMLDWFGADPALPVTEDECLACGGAECVFSVPGDF
- a CDS encoding zinc metallopeptidase gives rise to the protein MFFYDPTYLCFMLPAILLMMFAQWRVSHAYSKWGKVRNTLNLTGLDAARRLLSSGGIGGTGLSTAEGLAGVRVAGIGGQLTDRYDPSNNTLYLSQGVAQTPSVAAIAVAAHEIGHAIQQAEGYAPLRLRSLLVPAVNIGSYLGWILIFGGLVLGILQIAWLGVLFFSLGAVFALATLPVEFDASRRARAILAENGMLPGAEDIRGVNEVLNAAAMTYVAGLATAVMQLLYYVTLLGGMGGRRRS
- a CDS encoding roadblock/LC7 domain-containing protein, producing MVTRLRDMQASTPDVEASAVVSVDGLIIASSLPQSVEEDRVSAMSAAMLSLGERIAGELGRGTLSQVYIHGDKGYVLLTAVGAEAVLTVLARESAKLGLVFLEIRRAADDLAKMVG
- a CDS encoding S41 family peptidase; the protein is MQPLTFEPETQPRNPFRALLIAAAAVWLALCIGSTSVGVGFLIGRSTGTDSSGVFGPFFQAWDLIHTRYVNQPVDDAQLIQGAIRGMMESLGDPHSAYMPAETYAMATEVLGGYVGIGVSVDSTGPFLEIVEIFPGSPAEEAGLEPGDQIVKIDGEDLTGKGAEYAKAQLVGEAGTHVRLGVSREGESELLEFDLVRAEIDPPVVYSKMLDDGIAYVYLSLFSDGADAQMKKALADLLAQEPQGLVLDLRQNIGGYVDTAVAVGSQFLAADTLLFTEKTGGGSEEFFYSAPGGLAVEIPLVVLVDGGTASAAEIVAGAIQDHRRALLVGTTTYGKGSVQEWIPLMNDMGAVSITVALWYTPSGRQISKAGLTPDVEVGITEEQFQAGEDPQLARALEVLKSERS
- a CDS encoding pyrimidine 5'-nucleotidase, whose protein sequence is MPSDSCCVFFDVDDTLYPPERGVWNQIGLRINRYLVERVGILESEAERLRQRYFLEYGTTCKGLQAEHRVDPEEYYRFVHDFPLDRYLSPDPSLKAMLAAVPAKKVIFSNADRPYIQRVLSALDVAEAFDGIIDIFATGFACKPMDAAYRIAAEKTGSPQAADCMLIDDQPRNLRTARGMGWKTVLVHSPDRDGSADHHFDSIHRVAELFR
- a CDS encoding response regulator, coding for MAEKPLLLIVEDDPGTASLLETYFQSQGCRTECVRHGEEAEPRALESRPDIVLLDIRLPGIDGFEVARRLRKQRRTSAIPILMLTDLQDRSDRLKGLEAGVDDYIGKPFDLQEIGLRVRNTIERAGRKRTANPVTSLPEGKPVEDGLQRALLQPEWSIVTVRLDGLDSFRAGRGFPVADDMLREIGQALQNAAAAQLKVGALVGHLAFDEFILLSDMPALFDFAKTVASKLTEAAQAFYPVMGSQPTPEIRFLFRFLSSSDGTYPSLDSLQNALDQSPYRTL